In Streptomyces sp. NBC_00448, the following are encoded in one genomic region:
- a CDS encoding DUF6907 domain-containing protein → MNAVPSSSALPDPATPQKSTPTRRWAITTTTGETAIGHLPAWASTDPSEHDVPPNQLAARLADINHHVRFPGEILRVYSPANPERHPTPVEVLHTSIDCNPYAPDPEPCIPIANLHLAGEYWLTDLGPEELGHLADGLRALADRLDHQVRPTLIAARSDWTGYQSRSTGTHR, encoded by the coding sequence ATGAACGCGGTCCCCTCATCCAGCGCCTTACCCGACCCCGCTACCCCGCAGAAGTCGACGCCGACCCGGCGGTGGGCGATCACCACCACCACCGGCGAAACCGCCATCGGCCATCTGCCGGCCTGGGCCAGCACCGACCCCAGCGAACACGACGTGCCCCCAAACCAGTTGGCCGCGCGCCTGGCCGACATCAACCACCACGTCCGCTTCCCCGGAGAGATCCTGCGCGTCTACTCCCCCGCCAACCCCGAACGGCACCCGACGCCCGTGGAAGTCCTCCACACCAGCATCGACTGCAACCCCTACGCACCCGACCCCGAACCCTGTATCCCCATCGCCAACCTCCACCTGGCCGGAGAGTACTGGCTCACCGATCTCGGCCCCGAAGAACTCGGCCACCTCGCAGACGGTCTCCGCGCCCTGGCCGACCGCCTCGATCACCAGGTCCGCCCCACACTCATCGCCGCCCGCTCCGACTGGACCGGCTACCAGTCCCGCTCCACAGGCACCCACCGGTGA
- a CDS encoding ARPP-2 domain-containing protein, which yields MSGTFRLDLAGLEPGPAQVWGGVRLVPLLRAEPVEGLRLHAELYRDGYGVVAVGPRTAYTSYIPHGFVADWGADTGHTGPAAAYGTQLRGGPDGGGAPGRGEREGGKGRGEPPVSCVPLTLHRRTARREAKHRLRFLPLHLALEGYLSLHFGGPSIAWAEWSRQALRRGLSPRAEEAYRGAEVSGLEDALRIFEVHPGQCGTAVYVADAPAAVFAVPHPEDYRALHDTLLLDLYGELVHQYALFGSPVPEFTPALGEPGSLPELRAAVAREERGWREFHDGTMAAGLLDAEYTAQRVYRAGPFTLQRFLPAFLPRRENHIGEAITTRDGRVAYLKTFRLSEAQVRRGHLLSRLAASDWQFGATATELGLTVAELAQRLRTAGFGHLLRQDIADAFRARAARG from the coding sequence ATGAGCGGCACCTTCCGGCTGGACCTGGCCGGCCTCGAACCCGGCCCCGCCCAGGTGTGGGGCGGCGTCCGGCTCGTACCGCTGCTGCGCGCCGAGCCGGTCGAGGGGCTGCGGCTGCACGCCGAGCTGTACCGCGACGGGTACGGCGTGGTGGCCGTCGGCCCGCGCACCGCGTACACCTCCTACATCCCGCACGGCTTCGTCGCGGACTGGGGCGCCGACACCGGGCACACCGGTCCGGCCGCCGCGTACGGCACGCAGTTGCGCGGCGGGCCCGACGGCGGCGGCGCACCGGGCCGGGGCGAGCGCGAGGGCGGCAAGGGCCGCGGCGAGCCGCCGGTCTCCTGCGTGCCGCTCACCCTGCACCGGCGGACGGCCCGCCGCGAGGCGAAGCACCGGCTGCGGTTCCTGCCGCTGCACCTGGCGCTGGAGGGCTATCTGAGCCTGCACTTCGGCGGTCCGTCCATCGCCTGGGCGGAGTGGTCCCGGCAGGCGCTGCGGCGCGGGCTGTCGCCGCGGGCGGAGGAGGCGTACCGCGGCGCCGAGGTGAGCGGACTCGAGGACGCGCTGCGGATCTTCGAGGTGCACCCCGGGCAGTGCGGGACGGCGGTCTACGTCGCGGACGCGCCGGCCGCCGTGTTCGCGGTGCCCCACCCGGAGGACTACCGGGCCCTGCACGACACCCTCCTGCTCGACCTGTACGGCGAACTCGTCCACCAGTACGCCCTGTTCGGCTCGCCGGTGCCCGAGTTCACGCCCGCGCTCGGCGAGCCCGGGTCTCTGCCGGAACTGCGCGCCGCCGTCGCCCGCGAGGAGCGCGGCTGGCGGGAGTTCCACGACGGCACCATGGCCGCGGGGCTGCTGGACGCGGAGTACACCGCCCAACGGGTCTACCGGGCGGGCCCGTTCACGCTCCAACGGTTCCTGCCGGCCTTCCTGCCGCGCCGGGAGAACCACATCGGCGAGGCGATCACGACGCGTGACGGGCGCGTCGCCTACCTCAAGACGTTCCGGCTGTCCGAGGCCCAGGTGCGGCGCGGCCACCTGCTCAGCCGGCTGGCCGCCAGCGACTGGCAATTCGGCGCCACCGCCACCGAACTCGGCCTCACCGTAGCCGAGTTGGCGCAGCGCCTGCGCACCGCCGGATTCGGCCACCTGCTGCGCCAGGACATCGCCGACGCCTTCCGCGCCCGCGCCGCCCGCGGCTGA
- a CDS encoding GNAT family N-acetyltransferase, whose protein sequence is MADSEYRVEVDGARVLTPRLILRPWQDDDAAGALAVYGADEVTRWLAPAMTRTPDTEAMRDLLGCWRANCEEMEPPAGRWAVTRRDTGELVGGAALLPLPPYGVDLEVGWQLAPTAWGQGYASEAGHAVAHYAFEAGADEIFAVVRPRNERGAATARRVGMEWVGETEKYYDLRLQVYRLRKAEFPPAPAPLIAE, encoded by the coding sequence GTGGCCGACAGCGAATACCGCGTCGAGGTCGACGGCGCACGCGTGCTGACCCCGCGGCTGATCCTGCGGCCGTGGCAGGACGACGACGCCGCGGGCGCCCTGGCGGTGTACGGCGCCGACGAGGTGACCCGCTGGCTGGCCCCGGCGATGACCCGCACCCCGGACACCGAGGCGATGCGCGACCTGCTCGGCTGCTGGCGGGCCAACTGCGAGGAGATGGAGCCCCCGGCAGGGCGCTGGGCCGTCACCCGCCGCGACACCGGCGAGCTGGTGGGCGGCGCGGCCCTGCTCCCGCTGCCCCCGTACGGCGTGGACCTGGAGGTCGGCTGGCAGCTCGCCCCCACCGCGTGGGGCCAGGGGTACGCCTCGGAGGCCGGGCACGCCGTGGCGCACTACGCGTTCGAGGCGGGCGCCGACGAGATCTTCGCCGTCGTCCGCCCCCGCAACGAGCGCGGTGCCGCCACCGCCCGGCGGGTCGGCATGGAGTGGGTCGGCGAGACCGAGAAGTACTACGACCTGCGGCTCCAGGTGTACCGCCTGCGCAAGGCCGAGTTCCCGCCGGCCCCCGCACCGCTCATCGCCGAGTAG
- a CDS encoding DUF397 domain-containing protein, protein MNKQVDLTNATWAKSDMSNAGNNCLEVAFVDGVVALRDSVDVGDPDAKVLIVSRRDYELFTASVQAGQKDLLA, encoded by the coding sequence ATGAACAAGCAGGTCGATCTCACCAACGCCACCTGGGCCAAGAGCGACATGTCCAATGCTGGCAACAACTGCCTGGAGGTCGCCTTCGTGGACGGGGTGGTGGCGCTGCGCGACTCCGTGGACGTGGGTGACCCCGACGCCAAGGTCCTGATCGTCTCCCGTCGGGACTACGAGCTGTTCACAGCAAGCGTGCAGGCCGGACAGAAGGACCTGCTCGCCTGA
- a CDS encoding helix-turn-helix domain-containing protein has product MPATLAALPCNRHKRGRPMAEARPNVHRRRLGSALRSLRTAAGLGMEEAADRLGLAGKPALSKIENGKQRVSGLGLTAFFEIYGVDSEETRTKIKVMASLAASGKRTNLLDEYKEAIQTDEFEDFLHLEGMASKAESYLTMVPGLLQTRDYAASVVEQSQQWPSKREIARFVDLRMARQAVLARETPLSVSCVLDEAALRRVIGDPDVMRAQLQRLLDVTEEHAHVVIQVLPFGSGAHAGMNGPFQLLHFPVGPPVAVIETMTTSVYLEEDGDVGRYESALEYLRSRSLDGPASRRFIHELIKDYYA; this is encoded by the coding sequence ATGCCAGCAACGTTGGCGGCGCTACCCTGCAACCGACACAAGAGAGGCAGGCCGATGGCGGAAGCAAGGCCCAACGTGCACCGACGCAGGCTCGGATCGGCCCTGCGGTCGCTGCGGACAGCCGCGGGACTCGGGATGGAGGAGGCCGCGGACCGGCTTGGCCTCGCGGGGAAGCCTGCGCTGAGCAAGATCGAGAACGGCAAGCAACGTGTCTCCGGCCTCGGTCTGACCGCCTTCTTCGAGATCTACGGCGTCGACTCGGAAGAGACTCGCACGAAGATCAAGGTGATGGCGTCCCTCGCGGCCTCGGGCAAGCGGACGAACCTGCTGGACGAGTACAAGGAAGCGATCCAGACCGACGAGTTCGAGGACTTTCTGCACCTCGAAGGGATGGCGTCGAAGGCCGAGTCCTACCTGACCATGGTGCCCGGCCTGCTCCAGACCAGGGACTACGCGGCCTCTGTCGTCGAGCAGAGTCAGCAGTGGCCGTCGAAGCGGGAGATCGCCCGCTTCGTGGATCTCCGCATGGCGAGGCAAGCGGTGCTCGCGCGCGAGACACCACTCAGCGTGTCCTGTGTCCTTGACGAGGCGGCGCTGCGACGCGTGATCGGCGACCCGGACGTGATGCGCGCGCAGCTCCAACGGCTCCTGGATGTGACCGAGGAGCACGCCCACGTAGTGATACAGGTGCTCCCCTTCGGGTCTGGCGCACACGCAGGCATGAACGGTCCGTTCCAGCTCCTACACTTCCCGGTGGGACCGCCGGTTGCCGTCATTGAGACGATGACAACCTCCGTCTACCTGGAGGAGGATGGGGACGTGGGCAGGTACGAGTCGGCCCTCGAATACCTCCGCTCCCGGTCCCTCGACGGCCCGGCCTCGCGCCGCTTCATCCACGAGTTGATCAAGGACTACTACGCATGA
- a CDS encoding helix-turn-helix domain-containing protein, producing the protein MTKPSTPAPLFANSEATARALYAHQLAVLRAKAGLTLTELSDQCHYEQSYLHRLETGGRLGTLDVALALDRFYHTGDLLVRLWHLAKREAKQVAAGGIASLEATATTIQEYALTAIPDLLLAPAYAKEQLAATGPHHLRALNARLEELRLRQARLTATASPPVHYRAILDEIVLQHAVHHPTTWADQLDHLITAAQHPAVALHILPLGGGPRVLHGPLQLLSFRVGRPLAHAHSTLTGHLTDDPDDVEQLRQSYDNLRDTALTPTQTLTHLHALRTTNATASTSTAPPP; encoded by the coding sequence GTGACGAAACCCAGCACTCCGGCGCCGCTGTTCGCGAACAGCGAGGCGACCGCCCGCGCCCTGTACGCCCACCAACTCGCCGTGCTGCGCGCGAAGGCCGGACTCACTCTCACCGAACTGTCCGACCAGTGCCACTACGAACAGTCCTACCTGCACCGACTGGAGACCGGGGGACGACTGGGCACCCTCGACGTCGCCCTCGCCCTGGACCGCTTTTACCACACCGGCGACCTCCTGGTCCGACTGTGGCACCTGGCCAAACGTGAAGCCAAACAGGTCGCGGCCGGCGGCATCGCCAGCCTCGAAGCCACCGCCACCACCATCCAGGAATACGCCCTCACCGCCATCCCCGACCTCCTCCTGGCCCCCGCCTACGCCAAGGAGCAACTCGCCGCCACCGGCCCCCACCACCTCCGGGCACTCAACGCCCGCCTCGAAGAACTCCGGCTGCGGCAGGCCCGGTTGACCGCCACCGCGTCCCCGCCGGTCCACTACCGCGCCATCCTCGACGAGATCGTGCTCCAGCACGCGGTTCACCACCCCACCACCTGGGCCGATCAGCTCGACCACCTGATCACCGCCGCCCAACACCCCGCCGTCGCCCTCCACATCCTCCCGCTGGGCGGCGGTCCGCGCGTCCTCCACGGCCCCCTCCAACTCCTCTCCTTCCGCGTCGGCCGTCCCCTCGCCCACGCCCACAGCACGCTCACCGGCCACCTCACCGACGACCCCGACGACGTCGAACAACTCCGCCAGAGCTACGACAACCTACGCGACACCGCCCTGACCCCCACCCAGACCCTCACCCACCTCCACGCCCTCCGCACCACCAACGCGACCGCGTCCACGTCCACCGCACCGCCACCGTGA
- a CDS encoding purple acid phosphatase family protein, with amino-acid sequence MVAQLDPLDPSEPSSSESSSESSSGPRIGRRTAVGLLGTAGAAAVAAPLLTATPAAASAPGSAPAGAPAGAPAFHPSPDAGGAPPVQGLHLTFGKDPSTQMVVSWLTDAPVKRPRVMYGTLDHGLGSGADAVTRVYADGKSGRKVYVHHAALNRLSPGKQYFYVVSHDGATPDSGTFATAPRGRQPLTFTSFGDQSAPQVTWAADGTVALDANSTPATKDIVTGIEQVAPLFHLLNGDLCYANLDLDRVRTWNNFFTNNTRSARFRPWMPAAGNHEIESGNGPIGLGAYQTYFALPSTETDAELAGLWYAFTAGSVRVIVLQNDDNCLQDGGDLYINGYSGGRQLAFLERELKAARADREIDWVVVAMHQVMISSSDANGADLGLRAKYGPLFDRYQVDLVVCGHEHNYERSLAVRGVVSGSETLTPNPASTRTDDIDTGLGTVHMVLGGGGVSGTTNQSFFKDGTAKVLTAVADSRPEGGKRAPTYVKEEAVWTGVRDIEHPYGFAAFTVDPGRFPGDTTRLHVTYYNVDKPAGELSVFEKFTLHRKRSDARR; translated from the coding sequence ATGGTCGCACAGTTGGACCCGCTGGACCCGTCCGAGCCGTCGTCGTCCGAGTCCTCGTCGGAGTCCTCGTCCGGTCCGCGCATCGGCCGCCGGACCGCGGTCGGCCTGCTCGGCACCGCGGGTGCCGCCGCGGTGGCCGCACCGCTGCTGACCGCGACGCCGGCCGCCGCGTCGGCCCCGGGCAGCGCGCCGGCAGGTGCCCCGGCGGGTGCCCCGGCCTTCCACCCGTCGCCGGACGCAGGCGGCGCGCCGCCGGTGCAGGGCCTGCACCTGACGTTCGGCAAGGACCCGTCCACCCAGATGGTGGTCTCCTGGCTGACCGACGCCCCGGTGAAGCGGCCCCGGGTGATGTACGGCACGCTCGACCACGGCCTCGGCTCGGGCGCCGACGCGGTCACCCGCGTCTACGCCGACGGCAAGTCCGGCCGGAAGGTCTACGTCCACCACGCGGCACTGAACCGGCTCTCCCCCGGCAAGCAGTACTTCTACGTCGTCTCGCACGACGGTGCCACCCCCGACAGCGGCACCTTCGCCACCGCGCCGCGCGGCCGGCAGCCGCTGACCTTCACCAGCTTCGGCGACCAGTCGGCGCCGCAGGTCACCTGGGCGGCCGACGGCACCGTGGCGCTGGACGCCAACTCCACGCCCGCCACGAAGGACATCGTCACCGGCATCGAGCAGGTCGCGCCGCTGTTCCACCTGCTCAACGGCGACCTGTGCTACGCCAACCTGGACCTGGACCGGGTGCGGACCTGGAACAACTTCTTCACCAACAACACGCGTTCGGCCCGCTTCCGGCCGTGGATGCCCGCCGCGGGCAACCACGAGATCGAGTCGGGCAACGGCCCGATCGGACTGGGTGCCTACCAGACGTACTTCGCGCTGCCGTCGACCGAGACCGACGCCGAACTCGCCGGCCTGTGGTACGCGTTCACCGCCGGCTCGGTGCGGGTCATCGTGCTCCAGAACGACGACAACTGCCTCCAGGACGGCGGCGACCTCTACATCAACGGCTACTCCGGCGGACGCCAGCTCGCTTTCCTGGAGCGGGAGTTGAAGGCCGCCCGGGCGGACCGCGAGATCGACTGGGTGGTCGTCGCCATGCACCAGGTGATGATCTCCTCCTCCGACGCCAACGGCGCCGACCTGGGCCTGCGCGCCAAGTACGGCCCGCTCTTCGACCGCTACCAGGTCGACCTGGTCGTCTGTGGGCACGAGCACAACTACGAGCGGTCGCTCGCCGTGCGCGGCGTCGTCAGCGGCAGCGAGACGCTGACCCCGAACCCGGCGTCCACCCGCACCGACGACATCGACACGGGCCTGGGCACCGTGCACATGGTGCTCGGCGGCGGCGGTGTCTCCGGCACCACCAACCAGTCCTTCTTCAAGGACGGCACCGCGAAGGTCCTGACGGCGGTGGCCGACAGCCGTCCTGAAGGCGGCAAGCGCGCGCCGACCTACGTCAAGGAGGAGGCGGTCTGGACGGGCGTGCGCGACATCGAGCACCCGTACGGTTTCGCGGCCTTCACCGTCGACCCGGGCCGCTTCCCCGGCGACACCACCCGCCTGCACGTCACGTACTACAACGTGGACAAGCCCGCCGGCGAGCTCTCGGTCTTCGAGAAGTTCACGCTGCACCGCAAGCGGTCCGACGCACGTCGCTGA
- a CDS encoding ATP-binding protein produces the protein MAPSFRRSRLDLACEPSAVGRARSHVGDTLTRWRLPKDVVFDAATVVTELTSNAVRHAGSCADPFDAGQVRPSTVRRCALTLWLTNTRLYLGVWDQSLARPVLQPISLEAEGGRGLQVVAGLSEGQWGTALTRPEGKFVWAALPLPTGYRRPTARDSSPSRASSWR, from the coding sequence ATGGCGCCCAGTTTCCGTCGAAGCAGGCTGGACTTGGCGTGCGAACCCTCCGCCGTCGGCCGCGCTCGGAGCCACGTCGGAGACACGCTCACGCGCTGGCGGCTCCCCAAAGACGTGGTGTTCGACGCTGCGACCGTGGTCACCGAGCTGACGAGCAACGCCGTTCGCCACGCGGGGAGTTGCGCCGATCCGTTCGACGCCGGGCAGGTCCGCCCGTCGACCGTACGGCGGTGCGCCCTGACCCTGTGGCTGACCAACACGCGCCTGTACCTGGGAGTGTGGGATCAGAGCCTTGCCCGCCCGGTGCTGCAGCCCATCTCCCTCGAAGCCGAGGGCGGACGCGGCCTCCAGGTGGTGGCCGGTCTCTCCGAGGGGCAGTGGGGCACCGCGCTGACCCGGCCCGAAGGAAAGTTCGTGTGGGCCGCGCTCCCTCTCCCCACTGGGTATCGCCGTCCCACGGCACGGGACAGCTCGCCATCGCGAGCTTCGTCGTGGCGGTGA
- a CDS encoding phosphocholine-specific phospholipase C has protein sequence MTELNRRRFLQIAGATAGFSALSGSITRAAAIPAGRRTGTLEDVEHIVVLMQENRSFDHYFGSLRGVRGFGDPRPVTLPSGKSVWHQPDGTGAGAGEVLPYHPDAGDLGMKFIEGLNHEWTGSHAAVNGGRYDQWIAAKSAATMAHLTREDIPFHYALADAFTVCDAYHCSLIGGTDPNRYYLWSGWTGNDGKGGGPVVDNSELGYGWTTYPERLEQAGVSWKIYQDVGDGLDAAGGWGWIEDAYRGNYGDNSLLYFDQYRDAKPGDPLYDKARTGTNAKAGDGFFDVLRADVKAGRLPQVSWIAAPEAFSEHPNWPANYGAWYISQVLDALTSDPEVWSRTALLITYDENDGYFDHVVPPYAAAPGQGASTVDTSLELFPGDATYAPGPYGLGQRVPMIVVSPWSTGGYVCSETFDHTSVLRFIERRFGVREPQISPWRRAVCGDLTSAFDFSLTHDRPAHLPGTDGYQPPDSDRHDSYVPVPPAHQALPRQEKGSRPTRPLPYAPRTDAAVTASDARITLTFGGGTGAGACFHVTSGNRTDGPWTYTTGAGHTVSGHWDTGTSGGEYDLTVHGPAGFLRAFGGSAHRTGAEVTARHDALTGQVELTLTNSGHTDLRFTVRNAYDGKQRMLVVRAGRRESHRLDLARSGRWYDVTVLSDHDPAFTRRFAGHVENGRPGVSDPAIATV, from the coding sequence ATGACCGAACTCAACCGGCGCCGCTTCCTTCAGATCGCGGGCGCCACCGCCGGCTTCTCCGCGCTGTCCGGCAGCATCACCCGGGCTGCCGCCATCCCGGCCGGCCGCCGCACCGGCACCCTCGAGGACGTCGAGCACATCGTCGTCCTCATGCAGGAGAACCGCTCCTTCGACCACTACTTCGGCTCGCTGCGCGGGGTCCGCGGCTTCGGCGACCCCCGCCCGGTCACGCTGCCCAGCGGCAAGTCGGTGTGGCACCAGCCGGACGGCACCGGCGCCGGCGCGGGCGAGGTCCTGCCGTACCACCCGGACGCGGGGGACCTGGGGATGAAGTTCATCGAGGGCCTCAACCACGAGTGGACCGGCAGCCACGCCGCGGTCAACGGCGGCCGCTACGACCAGTGGATCGCGGCCAAGTCCGCCGCCACGATGGCCCATCTGACCCGCGAGGACATCCCGTTCCACTACGCGCTCGCCGACGCGTTCACCGTCTGCGACGCCTACCACTGCTCGCTGATCGGCGGCACCGACCCCAACCGCTACTACCTGTGGAGCGGTTGGACCGGCAACGACGGCAAGGGCGGCGGCCCGGTCGTCGACAACTCCGAACTCGGCTACGGCTGGACCACCTACCCCGAGCGGCTGGAGCAGGCCGGCGTCTCCTGGAAGATCTACCAGGACGTCGGCGACGGCCTCGACGCGGCCGGCGGCTGGGGCTGGATCGAGGACGCCTACCGCGGCAACTACGGCGACAACTCGCTGCTCTACTTCGACCAGTACCGCGACGCGAAGCCCGGCGACCCCCTGTACGACAAGGCCCGCACCGGCACGAACGCCAAGGCGGGCGACGGCTTCTTCGACGTGCTGCGCGCCGACGTCAAGGCCGGCCGGCTGCCGCAGGTGTCCTGGATCGCCGCCCCCGAGGCGTTCTCCGAGCACCCCAACTGGCCCGCGAACTACGGCGCCTGGTACATCTCCCAGGTGCTCGACGCGCTCACCTCCGACCCCGAGGTGTGGAGCAGGACCGCGCTGCTGATCACCTACGACGAGAACGACGGCTACTTCGACCACGTCGTGCCGCCGTACGCCGCCGCGCCCGGGCAGGGCGCCTCCACCGTCGACACCTCGCTCGAACTCTTCCCGGGCGACGCCACCTACGCGCCCGGCCCGTACGGCCTCGGCCAGCGGGTGCCGATGATCGTGGTCTCGCCGTGGAGCACCGGCGGCTACGTCTGCTCCGAGACGTTCGACCACACCTCGGTCCTCCGCTTCATCGAGCGGCGGTTCGGCGTGCGCGAGCCGCAGATCTCGCCCTGGCGGCGCGCCGTCTGCGGCGACCTCACCTCCGCGTTCGATTTCTCCCTCACGCACGACCGGCCCGCGCACCTGCCCGGCACCGACGGCTACCAGCCGCCGGACTCCGACCGGCACGACTCCTACGTACCGGTGCCGCCCGCCCACCAGGCGCTGCCCCGCCAGGAGAAGGGCTCCCGGCCGACCAGGCCGCTGCCCTACGCGCCGCGCACCGACGCCGCCGTGACCGCGTCCGACGCGCGGATCACCCTCACCTTCGGCGGCGGCACCGGCGCGGGCGCCTGCTTCCACGTCACCTCCGGCAACCGCACCGACGGGCCCTGGACGTACACCACCGGCGCGGGGCACACCGTCTCCGGGCACTGGGACACCGGCACCTCCGGCGGGGAGTACGACCTCACCGTGCACGGTCCGGCCGGCTTCCTGCGCGCCTTCGGCGGCTCCGCGCACCGCACCGGCGCCGAGGTGACCGCCCGGCACGACGCCCTCACCGGGCAGGTCGAGCTGACCCTCACCAACTCCGGGCACACCGACCTCCGCTTCACGGTCCGCAACGCGTACGACGGGAAGCAGCGGATGCTCGTGGTCCGGGCCGGGCGCCGCGAGAGCCACCGGCTGGACCTCGCGCGCTCCGGCCGCTGGTACGACGTGACGGTGCTGTCCGACCACGACCCCGCGTTCACCCGCCGTTTCGCCGGGCACGTGGAGAACGGCCGCCCGGGTGTGAGCGACCCGGCGATCGCGACGGTGTAG